The following is a genomic window from Sphingorhabdus sp. Alg231-15.
TCGATGGGCATGGTCGGCTTCACCGGTGCAAATTTCAGTTCCATCGCGATGCAGCCTTTCGGCAAAAGCGCAGGGGTCGCATCATCATTTCAGAACTTCACCCGTACCTTGATATCCGCTGCGATTGGCGGTGCCATTGGCTTGCAATTTGATGGCACTACCTTGCCGCTGGTCACTGGATTTTTCTTTTGCGGGGTCGCTTCATTTTTGTTTATCCTGTGGGCGGAAAACGGGAAATTATTCCGGCGCGTTCAGACAGCGGCAAGCCAGGAAACATTATCTACGCAAACAAAGACGTCATAAATTCAATCGGGGTGGACCGAAACTATGAAAAACCTTCAGACAATCGCCATTGCTGGCAGTTTTTTGATCGCTTCGCCGGCGCTGGCCGCGGATTCGATTAACGGCAGTTGGGTAACGCAGGACCGCGATGCGATTATCAAAATCAGCAAATGCGGCAATACGGTCTGCGGACGCATTCACAAATATCTGGTGACACCCCCCAATGGCGTCAATCAGAAAGATACCGAGAATCCGAACAAGAAGCTACGTAACCGGAAACTGCTGGGCGCTGCGATTTTGACCGGATTCAAACCGGATGGCAAAATCTGGCGCGGAAAGGTTTACGATCCCAAGACGGGGAAAACCTATCGCTCTGAAGTAGAACTGCTTTCGCCGACAAAGCTGAAAATGAAGGGCTGCATTGCCTTTTTCTGCCAAGGCCAGAACTGGACCCGCGCGAAATAGGAGAAGAGTTTAATCCTTCTCCATCTTCGCAATCCATTCGCTGAGCAAGGCAGCGCCTTCTGCATGCACTAACGAACGGCCGACTTCCGGCATCGCTACACCGGGCTCCAGACTTTTGAGGCGATGCATCATGATGCTCTCGTTCGGATTGC
Proteins encoded in this region:
- a CDS encoding DUF2147 domain-containing protein produces the protein MKNLQTIAIAGSFLIASPALAADSINGSWVTQDRDAIIKISKCGNTVCGRIHKYLVTPPNGVNQKDTENPNKKLRNRKLLGAAILTGFKPDGKIWRGKVYDPKTGKTYRSEVELLSPTKLKMKGCIAFFCQGQNWTRAK